One genomic region from Dehalobacter restrictus DSM 9455 encodes:
- the rpsU gene encoding 30S ribosomal protein S21 — protein MSEVRVGKNESLDSALRRFKRNCQRSGVLSEARKHEHYEKPSVKRKKKSEAARKRKFK, from the coding sequence ATGAGTGAAGTCAGAGTCGGTAAAAATGAATCCCTGGATTCCGCACTCCGCCGGTTCAAGCGAAATTGTCAACGTTCGGGGGTATTATCGGAAGCTCGCAAACACGAGCATTACGAGAAGCCAAGCGTTAAGAGAAAAAAGAAATCTGAGGCTGCGCGGAAACGTAAATTCAAATAA
- a CDS encoding GatB/YqeY domain-containing protein translates to MSLKDRLIEDMKTAMKAKEEGKVRLSVIRMVRAAIKYAEIDKKMEFNDDNQVIEVLARELKMRRDAMEQFANANRPDKVQELEEEVAILMEYLPQQLTEGEIREIAKEIIAETGAQGPKDLGKVMGIITPKIKGRAEGKLVNQVVRGLLGS, encoded by the coding sequence TTGTCCCTGAAGGATCGTCTGATTGAGGATATGAAGACAGCTATGAAGGCCAAAGAGGAGGGGAAGGTTAGACTTTCTGTTATCCGAATGGTACGGGCTGCCATCAAATACGCTGAGATAGACAAGAAAATGGAGTTCAACGATGATAATCAGGTTATCGAGGTTCTTGCCCGCGAGTTAAAAATGCGGCGGGATGCGATGGAACAGTTTGCCAACGCGAACAGGCCCGACAAAGTTCAGGAGCTCGAAGAGGAAGTCGCCATCCTAATGGAATACTTACCTCAGCAGCTCACTGAAGGGGAAATCCGCGAAATAGCTAAAGAAATCATCGCTGAAACCGGTGCCCAAGGCCCCAAAGATCTGGGGAAAGTCATGGGAATTATTACGCCGAAGATAAAAGGAAGAGCCGAAGGGAAGCTTGTGAATCAAGTCGTGAGAGGACTCCTGGGTTCCTAA
- a CDS encoding YabP/YqfC family sporulation protein: MLKRLQKHAGEILEFPTDVLNNGPKITIIGRSEIIIEYFDEVVGFSDQEITLQTSEGKLCLNGDKFILTTVQDHEINIRGRLTGLSFGEG, from the coding sequence GTGCTGAAAAGGCTTCAAAAACATGCTGGTGAGATCCTGGAATTTCCGACGGATGTCCTGAATAACGGACCTAAAATAACCATTATCGGACGCAGTGAGATCATCATAGAATATTTTGATGAAGTGGTCGGATTTTCGGATCAGGAGATTACTTTGCAGACTTCCGAGGGTAAACTCTGTCTTAACGGAGATAAATTTATCCTTACCACTGTGCAGGATCATGAGATCAATATCCGCGGCCGGTTAACCGGACTAAGCTTTGGGGAGGGCTGA
- the yqfD gene encoding sporulation protein YqfD, with protein sequence MFGKFGRYLHGRVTIQAQGKNLAGFINEALKDRIEFYNGKKLTDSFLAEINAADFRRLRKAAKKAGIKINIRNRYGFPFVALRWQKRKGLIFGVFIIIAALTVLSQYVLSISVEGNSRVSADQIIAEAGKAGLNKWVLKSSLDLDQMSKQVQESMPDLVWMTMEERGTNIKIRVVEKTLPQTVLFRGDLLAAKTGYVEDVIVIQGQALIAEGQLVTAGQVLIKAAGGMTEYSFDVSGQNRTKQNATDAPAAKGFVRAKVWYSADKIIPMEEDRTEKTANRTNGWGIKINNRVIMIMNQDSPYSDSIQETCTYALPSWRNWRFPVELLKVHYEETQKVHVSRAAAEARKLAETLAREELKQKLPSGVKVLHDKVRILSSQKGTEHVRVEVETFEDIAVYKK encoded by the coding sequence GTGTTCGGAAAATTTGGCAGGTACCTGCACGGAAGGGTAACCATTCAAGCGCAGGGTAAGAATTTAGCCGGATTTATTAATGAGGCGCTTAAAGACAGGATTGAATTTTATAATGGAAAAAAATTGACGGATAGCTTTTTGGCCGAAATCAATGCTGCAGATTTCAGGCGTTTGCGTAAGGCAGCCAAAAAAGCAGGAATCAAAATCAATATCCGGAACAGGTACGGATTTCCGTTTGTAGCGCTACGCTGGCAAAAACGCAAGGGCCTGATTTTTGGTGTTTTTATCATCATTGCAGCACTCACGGTTCTTTCTCAGTATGTGCTTTCCATTAGTGTGGAAGGAAACAGCAGGGTGTCAGCGGATCAGATTATTGCCGAAGCCGGGAAAGCCGGCTTAAATAAATGGGTGCTGAAAAGTTCTCTTGACCTTGATCAGATGAGCAAACAAGTTCAGGAGAGCATGCCTGACCTGGTCTGGATGACGATGGAAGAGCGCGGAACGAATATTAAAATCAGAGTCGTCGAAAAAACCCTGCCGCAAACCGTTTTATTCCGGGGAGATCTCCTGGCAGCCAAAACAGGTTATGTGGAAGATGTGATCGTCATTCAGGGGCAGGCGCTAATCGCTGAAGGACAGCTGGTTACCGCCGGACAGGTTTTGATCAAGGCTGCAGGAGGAATGACGGAATACAGCTTTGACGTATCTGGTCAGAACAGAACCAAACAAAACGCGACCGATGCGCCGGCGGCCAAAGGGTTTGTCCGGGCAAAGGTCTGGTACAGCGCGGATAAGATTATTCCCATGGAAGAGGATAGGACGGAAAAGACGGCAAATAGGACCAATGGCTGGGGAATAAAAATAAATAATCGTGTAATAATGATAATGAATCAGGATAGCCCCTATTCCGATTCGATCCAAGAAACCTGCACATATGCATTGCCCAGTTGGAGGAATTGGCGTTTTCCTGTCGAATTGTTAAAAGTACATTATGAAGAAACTCAAAAAGTACATGTAAGCCGTGCGGCAGCAGAAGCAAGGAAGCTTGCCGAGACCCTGGCCAGGGAGGAATTGAAACAAAAACTGCCTTCAGGGGTCAAAGTACTGCATGATAAGGTCCGGATCCTTTCATCCCAAAAAGGAACGGAACATGTCAGGGTTGAAGTTGAGACCTTTGAAGATATAGCGGTATATAAAAAATAA
- a CDS encoding PhoH family protein — MRNESKLNLKDKEEALNLFGLEDVNLRFLEERLGCQIVFRSEEMTISGEEQQVKLAEAVLKQLLDLIRKGNTLTLADVTYVVSQVEEGSAKDMAQNLTHIIATTQRGRPIKPKTLGQAKYVKAIAKDSLVFGIGPAGTGKTYLAVVMAVKALRAKEVNRIVLTRPAVEAGEKLGFLPGDLQEKVNPYLRPLYDALYDLLGPETTARYIEKGTIEIAPLAYMRGRTLDDSFIILDEAQNTSPEQMKMFLTRLGFASKAVVTGDITQVDLPRGNYSGLIEVQHILKGIGDISFHYFTLDDIVRNPLVQSIIHAYDAQDIKEDKQSGKD; from the coding sequence TTGCGTAATGAATCAAAACTCAACCTGAAAGATAAAGAAGAAGCATTAAACCTGTTTGGTCTCGAGGACGTCAACTTAAGATTTCTGGAAGAACGTCTCGGCTGTCAGATTGTTTTTCGCAGTGAAGAGATGACGATTTCAGGCGAAGAACAGCAGGTCAAGCTTGCCGAAGCAGTCCTCAAACAGCTTCTGGACTTAATTCGGAAAGGCAATACACTGACCCTGGCAGATGTAACTTATGTTGTTTCCCAGGTGGAAGAGGGCAGCGCGAAGGATATGGCTCAAAACCTCACCCATATCATCGCGACGACGCAAAGGGGGCGTCCGATCAAACCTAAGACGCTCGGACAGGCCAAGTATGTTAAAGCCATTGCTAAGGATTCACTCGTCTTTGGCATCGGACCCGCCGGCACAGGAAAGACCTATCTGGCGGTGGTCATGGCGGTCAAGGCGCTGAGGGCCAAAGAAGTGAACAGGATTGTTCTCACCCGGCCTGCGGTGGAAGCCGGAGAAAAACTCGGTTTTTTGCCCGGGGATTTGCAGGAGAAGGTCAATCCGTACCTCAGGCCGCTCTATGATGCGCTCTATGATCTTCTTGGACCGGAAACGACCGCGCGGTATATTGAGAAAGGTACGATTGAGATTGCTCCGCTGGCCTATATGCGCGGGCGTACGCTAGACGATTCCTTTATTATTCTGGATGAGGCCCAAAATACATCCCCGGAGCAAATGAAAATGTTTTTGACCAGACTCGGGTTTGCCTCGAAAGCAGTGGTTACCGGCGACATTACCCAGGTTGACCTTCCCCGCGGTAATTATTCAGGGCTGATTGAAGTACAACATATCCTGAAAGGTATCGGAGATATTTCCTTCCATTACTTTACTTTGGACGATATTGTACGTAACCCGCTTGTACAAAGCATTATTCACGCTTACGATGCGCAAGATATAAAAGAGGACAAGCAGTCCGGTAAGGATTGA
- a CDS encoding HD family phosphohydrolase, which yields MLLPKETKNAMTKYQIALFLLFFILLTAILASDLFQSKLNIESGEPSPELITAPYEKKVTDLAKFQEEQKAAANAVEPVYMADDGQISNLSKDLDRTFEILADQKDSKDSLTEKMDELRKRVPFSELLDSTLGALLNLSDHEIVTASGTGSVVILGIASNAESGARSQAEVSLLQDRMIEQINKSSMTEPVKELINEFIEQCVIKPTLTIDKEATKKMQDIAISDVKPSIRTYRENEKIIGPGEIVDDQVYQALQAYGLIKVKSPWKPASGIAIIVLVSMIILILFAYQFSPDTFTHWQRMVLIGLLMIVALAMGKAFMAISLGDNELNTLTAILIPAAWVTMTVTLLLGVKIAVLVGVILAIFTGMMADPGNMGAAGSLAALFSLLSGIVGIQGVAKLDRRSELARAGLFVALVNIALVSGVALILQISPTDWLIGCILSVANGFLSSVLTMGILPWLEQGFNITSAVRLLELSNPNAPLLKSLLIEAPGTYHHSVLVGNLAETAAEEIKADPVLVRVGALYHDIGKLKRPYFFIENQFSKDNPHEKIAPTLSSLIIISHIKDGLEMAKAHKLPSNIQDIIAQHHGDSTASFFYHKALEENPDISEEAFRYDGQRPQSKEAALVLLADNVEAAVRSQKDSSPGKIEGLVRKIIKEKFDEGLLDQCDLTFKDLDKISIAFVKVLSGIFHSRIEYPELPSAKTKVAEEAGTDQKQEEPKTQKENESPAKQDSEPGSPSEKNNSHE from the coding sequence ATGCTTTTGCCTAAAGAGACCAAGAATGCTATGACAAAATACCAGATAGCATTATTTCTGCTGTTCTTTATTCTTTTAACCGCGATATTGGCCTCGGATCTTTTTCAGTCTAAATTAAATATTGAATCCGGTGAACCCAGTCCGGAATTGATTACGGCACCTTATGAAAAGAAAGTGACGGATCTTGCCAAGTTCCAGGAGGAACAGAAAGCAGCAGCGAATGCGGTCGAACCTGTTTATATGGCCGATGACGGTCAAATCTCCAACTTGTCAAAAGATTTGGATCGGACATTCGAGATTCTGGCGGATCAGAAAGATTCTAAGGACAGTCTTACTGAAAAAATGGACGAGCTCCGCAAGAGAGTCCCTTTCAGCGAATTATTGGACAGCACGCTTGGAGCGCTGCTGAATTTGTCTGATCACGAGATTGTAACTGCCTCTGGAACTGGTTCAGTTGTCATCCTTGGGATAGCAAGCAATGCCGAAAGCGGAGCGAGATCTCAGGCAGAAGTATCACTCTTGCAGGACCGAATGATTGAACAGATCAATAAATCTAGCATGACTGAACCTGTGAAAGAACTTATAAATGAATTTATCGAGCAGTGTGTGATCAAACCGACACTGACCATTGATAAAGAAGCGACAAAGAAAATGCAGGATATTGCCATTTCCGACGTTAAACCATCCATCCGGACCTATCGAGAAAATGAAAAAATTATCGGACCGGGGGAAATTGTTGATGATCAGGTTTATCAGGCCTTGCAGGCGTATGGATTGATCAAAGTAAAATCTCCGTGGAAGCCGGCTTCCGGAATTGCAATTATTGTCTTGGTTTCAATGATCATTTTGATTTTGTTCGCCTACCAGTTCAGTCCAGACACGTTTACCCACTGGCAAAGGATGGTGCTGATCGGACTCCTCATGATTGTTGCATTGGCCATGGGTAAAGCCTTTATGGCGATCAGTCTTGGGGACAATGAATTAAATACTTTGACGGCTATCCTGATACCTGCGGCCTGGGTTACGATGACGGTGACACTCCTGCTTGGCGTTAAGATTGCAGTTCTGGTAGGCGTCATTCTGGCTATTTTCACCGGAATGATGGCAGATCCAGGGAATATGGGAGCAGCAGGTTCGCTGGCAGCCTTATTTTCTTTGCTTAGCGGTATTGTCGGTATACAGGGTGTTGCCAAACTGGACCGCCGTTCTGAGCTGGCCAGGGCAGGATTGTTTGTGGCTTTGGTAAACATTGCCCTTGTAAGCGGTGTTGCCTTGATCCTTCAGATCAGCCCAACCGATTGGCTGATCGGCTGCATACTGAGTGTTGCCAACGGATTTTTGTCGTCTGTTCTTACCATGGGTATTTTGCCCTGGCTGGAACAGGGCTTCAACATTACATCGGCTGTAAGACTGTTGGAATTATCCAACCCGAATGCGCCACTATTGAAAAGCTTATTGATCGAAGCGCCAGGGACCTACCATCACAGCGTCCTGGTCGGGAATCTAGCCGAAACTGCCGCTGAGGAAATTAAAGCCGACCCTGTGCTGGTCAGAGTCGGCGCACTCTATCATGATATCGGCAAGCTGAAAAGACCGTACTTCTTTATAGAAAACCAGTTTTCCAAGGATAATCCCCACGAGAAGATTGCCCCGACGCTTAGTTCGCTGATTATCATTTCCCATATCAAAGACGGGCTAGAAATGGCCAAAGCGCATAAGCTTCCATCCAATATTCAGGATATTATTGCGCAGCACCACGGGGACAGCACGGCATCGTTCTTTTACCATAAAGCACTCGAAGAGAATCCGGATATTTCGGAAGAAGCTTTCAGGTATGACGGGCAGCGTCCCCAGTCTAAAGAGGCGGCGTTGGTTCTTCTGGCGGATAATGTTGAAGCAGCCGTTCGTTCCCAGAAGGACAGTTCGCCGGGAAAAATTGAAGGATTGGTGCGTAAGATTATTAAGGAGAAATTTGATGAGGGCCTGCTTGATCAATGTGACTTAACCTTTAAGGATCTGGATAAGATATCTATAGCTTTTGTTAAGGTTCTAAGCGGAATATTCCATTCCAGGATCGAGTACCCTGAATTGCCGTCCGCCAAGACCAAAGTGGCAGAGGAAGCGGGCACTGATCAGAAACAGGAGGAACCCAAAACGCAAAAAGAGAATGAGTCTCCGGCTAAGCAGGACAGCGAGCCTGGTTCGCCGTCTGAAAAAAATAATTCTCACGAATAG
- the ybeY gene encoding rRNA maturation RNase YbeY: protein MELDISWEEDSVAEDEQNKIAKLLRTGIQKALLEGGGQDDAEIGLVLTNDESIHLLNKTYRGIDSPTDVLSFALREKGEGEPEIYFSPQSDKDKKERVEYSLEEIIDEEDQDLDEYEADNFEEYEEDDDDLSYCDTTLGDIVISVERARSQAIAYGHSFAREIVYLAVHGTLHLLGYDHGSEEDSSVMRRLEEQVMDQLSLLR, encoded by the coding sequence ATGGAACTAGATATCAGTTGGGAAGAGGATTCTGTTGCAGAAGATGAACAAAATAAAATAGCAAAACTGCTTCGTACGGGCATTCAGAAAGCGCTTCTTGAGGGAGGCGGCCAGGATGACGCTGAGATCGGACTTGTCCTGACCAATGATGAATCCATTCATCTCCTGAATAAGACGTACCGCGGAATTGACAGCCCCACGGACGTCCTGTCTTTTGCCCTTCGGGAAAAGGGGGAAGGAGAGCCGGAGATTTATTTTAGTCCTCAGTCGGACAAAGATAAGAAAGAACGGGTTGAGTATTCTCTCGAAGAAATTATCGACGAAGAAGATCAAGACCTCGACGAATACGAAGCAGATAATTTTGAGGAGTACGAAGAGGATGACGATGATTTGAGCTACTGCGATACAACTCTCGGTGATATCGTGATTTCTGTCGAAAGAGCCCGTTCTCAGGCCATTGCGTATGGGCATTCCTTTGCCAGAGAGATTGTTTACCTGGCAGTGCACGGAACACTGCACCTTCTGGGGTACGATCATGGCAGTGAGGAGGATTCCAGTGTCATGAGGCGTCTGGAGGAACAGGTTATGGATCAGCTGAGCCTGCTGCGCTGA
- a CDS encoding diacylglycerol kinase family protein: MPDIHKPAGFIGSCRRSLQGIAYSLRTEKHLRFHFFVAAVVVLASAYFRLSGVHWLFIIYAIGSVLVAELFNTALESAIDLAEPGYHPLAGLGKDVASGAVLVAAIQAVIIGIIIFGSYIF; this comes from the coding sequence ATGCCGGATATCCATAAGCCTGCTGGTTTTATTGGCAGCTGCAGACGGTCTTTGCAAGGGATTGCTTACTCGCTGAGAACAGAAAAACACCTCAGATTTCATTTTTTTGTCGCTGCGGTTGTTGTTTTGGCCAGCGCTTACTTTCGTCTTTCAGGCGTTCACTGGCTATTTATTATTTATGCCATTGGCAGCGTTCTGGTGGCGGAATTGTTCAATACCGCGTTGGAAAGCGCGATTGATTTGGCTGAACCCGGGTACCATCCCCTTGCCGGCCTCGGCAAGGATGTTGCTTCCGGTGCCGTACTGGTTGCCGCCATACAGGCCGTGATTATCGGAATCATTATATTCGGATCTTATATTTTTTAG
- a CDS encoding cytidine deaminase — translation MKNEQVLDINQAAELIRQAHQACEDAYAPYSCYKVGAAVLWESGRITSGVNVENASYGLTVCAERNAVFHGIGLGERRIKAVAVAVPLEEIPSPCGACRQVIREFASDCLVLLSNGSGEIRKTRLKDLLPDSFGPEFLKSI, via the coding sequence ATGAAGAACGAACAGGTTTTGGACATCAACCAGGCTGCGGAGCTGATTCGCCAGGCGCATCAGGCTTGTGAAGATGCTTATGCCCCTTACTCCTGCTACAAGGTTGGAGCCGCCGTTCTCTGGGAATCCGGAAGAATTACTTCCGGTGTCAATGTCGAGAATGCTTCCTATGGCCTGACTGTCTGTGCGGAACGTAATGCTGTGTTCCATGGGATCGGTTTGGGGGAAAGGCGGATCAAAGCGGTTGCTGTCGCAGTTCCGCTCGAGGAAATACCGTCCCCATGCGGTGCCTGCCGACAGGTGATCCGGGAATTCGCATCGGATTGCCTTGTTTTGCTCAGCAATGGCAGCGGAGAAATCAGGAAAACCCGTTTGAAGGATCTTCTTCCTGATTCGTTTGGCCCGGAGTTTTTAAAAAGCATTTAG
- the era gene encoding GTPase Era, whose amino-acid sequence MNKQDKKGFRSGFVAVIGRPNAGKSTLLNTLLGQKVLIISDKPQATRNRIRCILTEERGQIIFFDTPGIHKPKHRLGEYMVAAAKSTLQGVDFAICVVDASVPFGSGDEYVLQVIKDSGVPCILALNKIDLISKDQLLEKIAGFAKIADFKEIVPISALQSENTIKLMDLIFEALLPGPMYFPDDVVIDQPEKFVVAELIREKLMNLTREEVPHSVAVVVDKMEEKKSLIKIEAVILVERDSQKGIVIGKEGNVLKEVGRLAREEIETLLGSKVFLELWVKVKKDWRNQNNQLRDLGYNLKDLKE is encoded by the coding sequence TTGAACAAGCAGGATAAAAAAGGTTTTCGATCGGGTTTTGTTGCGGTGATCGGACGGCCCAATGCGGGGAAATCGACCTTGCTGAATACGCTTTTGGGTCAGAAAGTGCTGATTATATCTGATAAGCCGCAGGCAACCAGAAACAGAATCCGGTGTATCCTTACCGAAGAACGCGGGCAGATCATCTTTTTTGACACGCCCGGTATCCATAAACCGAAGCACCGTCTGGGTGAATACATGGTCGCGGCCGCCAAAAGCACTTTGCAGGGCGTCGATTTTGCGATATGCGTCGTCGATGCCTCTGTACCGTTTGGATCGGGGGATGAATACGTGCTTCAGGTCATTAAGGACAGCGGAGTCCCGTGCATTTTGGCCTTAAATAAAATTGACCTGATCTCCAAGGATCAGCTGCTGGAGAAAATAGCCGGCTTTGCCAAAATAGCAGATTTTAAAGAAATTGTTCCAATTTCAGCTTTACAGTCCGAGAATACCATAAAGTTAATGGATCTGATTTTTGAAGCGCTTCTGCCTGGCCCAATGTATTTTCCGGATGATGTCGTCATTGACCAGCCGGAAAAGTTTGTCGTTGCAGAACTAATCAGAGAAAAGCTGATGAACCTGACCAGAGAAGAAGTCCCGCACTCCGTCGCGGTCGTGGTCGATAAGATGGAAGAGAAAAAATCCCTGATTAAGATAGAGGCTGTGATCCTCGTCGAGCGTGATTCCCAGAAAGGAATTGTGATTGGCAAGGAAGGAAATGTCTTAAAAGAAGTCGGAAGGCTCGCCCGGGAAGAAATTGAAACGCTGCTTGGCAGCAAGGTATTCCTTGAACTTTGGGTCAAAGTCAAGAAGGACTGGCGCAACCAGAATAACCAGCTCAGGGATCTGGGATATAATCTGAAGGACCTGAAAGAATAA
- the deoC gene encoding deoxyribose-phosphate aldolase: MNIAGRIDHTLLKPEATEKDIVDLCHEAVKHGFASVCVNPVYICTAARLLHGTSVIPCTVIGFPLGAAFIEIKMQEILAAKAHGAREVDAVMCIGKAKSGDWKAVQRDVNLMVQTAQGCGLKIKIIIETGLLNEDEKQKAAEIVREAGADYIKTSTGYFGGATVEDVKNLKNWAGPGVKVKASGGIKTKEFALELIKAGADRLGTSSGIVIIQ; this comes from the coding sequence ATGAATATCGCCGGAAGAATTGACCATACGCTTCTGAAACCTGAAGCGACGGAGAAGGATATCGTTGATCTTTGCCATGAGGCTGTCAAACACGGTTTTGCTTCCGTTTGTGTAAATCCCGTGTATATTTGTACCGCCGCACGCCTGCTGCACGGAACCAGTGTCATACCGTGCACGGTCATAGGTTTTCCACTTGGAGCTGCGTTTATCGAAATAAAGATGCAGGAGATTCTGGCAGCAAAAGCCCATGGTGCGCGGGAAGTTGATGCCGTGATGTGCATCGGCAAAGCCAAATCCGGCGATTGGAAGGCCGTACAGCGTGATGTGAATTTGATGGTTCAGACGGCACAGGGCTGCGGTCTAAAAATAAAAATAATTATTGAAACCGGGCTTTTAAACGAGGACGAAAAACAAAAAGCAGCTGAGATTGTCCGGGAAGCCGGAGCAGACTATATCAAAACATCGACCGGTTATTTTGGTGGCGCAACAGTTGAAGACGTCAAGAACCTGAAAAACTGGGCAGGCCCTGGTGTTAAAGTCAAAGCATCCGGCGGAATCAAGACGAAAGAGTTTGCCTTGGAACTGATCAAAGCAGGTGCCGACAGACTCGGAACCAGTTCCGGGATCGTAATAATCCAGTAG
- the recO gene encoding DNA repair protein RecO: MAVYQADAIVIRSREYGESDRLITLFSREKGKLEAVAKGVRKPKSTQRGGTQLFTYADFLLYRGKTLDTVNQAQPRENFIHLWDDFDRTITASAMVELLDISTVREQPDPELFTLTLSFLFLLKHLDPYMAQAAYALRLMHLQGYLPSMEGCTECGGDLSGEQVYLSAEAGGFLCAACKNNRIVIALNPGSLALMRQLYQADFVKIDRLRWNKKMRQEILESLCHYCEQKFERKLLAWRQGSEFWNK; the protein is encoded by the coding sequence ATGGCAGTCTATCAGGCGGATGCGATTGTGATCCGCAGCAGGGAGTATGGTGAGTCGGACAGGCTTATCACGCTTTTTTCAAGGGAAAAAGGAAAACTGGAGGCTGTGGCCAAGGGGGTTCGGAAACCCAAAAGCACCCAGAGGGGCGGGACGCAGCTTTTCACGTATGCCGATTTTTTGCTGTACAGGGGGAAAACACTGGATACGGTGAATCAGGCTCAGCCCCGAGAAAACTTCATCCATCTCTGGGACGATTTTGATCGGACGATCACTGCGTCGGCAATGGTCGAACTGCTGGATATTTCTACTGTCAGGGAACAGCCTGATCCGGAACTGTTCACCCTTACCTTAAGCTTTCTTTTTTTGCTCAAACATCTTGACCCGTATATGGCTCAGGCCGCTTATGCGCTCAGGCTCATGCACCTACAGGGGTATCTGCCGTCAATGGAGGGTTGTACCGAATGCGGCGGAGACCTTTCCGGCGAGCAGGTCTATTTAAGTGCGGAGGCCGGAGGTTTTCTTTGTGCGGCCTGTAAAAACAACCGGATCGTCATAGCGCTGAACCCGGGAAGCCTGGCCCTGATGCGCCAGCTGTACCAGGCCGATTTCGTGAAGATTGATCGACTGCGCTGGAACAAAAAAATGCGGCAGGAAATCCTCGAAAGCCTTTGCCATTACTGTGAACAGAAATTTGAACGCAAACTCCTAGCCTGGAGACAAGGCAGTGAGTTCTGGAACAAGTGA
- the glyQ gene encoding glycine--tRNA ligase subunit alpha yields MKFQDLILALNQFWGEQGCIIAQPYDIEKGAGTMNPATFLRALGPEPWNVAYVEPSRRPTDGRYGENPNRLQHYFQYQVILKPSPDNVQELYLESLERLGINPADHDIRFVEDNWESPTLGAWGLGWEVWLDGMEVTQFTYFQQCGGIDCKPVCAEITYGIERLATFIQGKDSVFDIEWVGDISYGDIYLQNEIDFSRYNFEVADIDALRQWFDMYEKESERTVQAGLVVPAYDYVLKCSHAFNLLEARGAISVTERTGYIARVRHLARLCAQAYVTQRETLGFPLLKKRGE; encoded by the coding sequence ATGAAATTTCAAGATCTTATTCTGGCCCTTAACCAGTTTTGGGGGGAGCAGGGATGTATTATTGCTCAGCCCTATGATATTGAAAAAGGTGCAGGAACGATGAACCCGGCCACTTTTTTACGGGCGCTGGGACCGGAACCCTGGAATGTGGCTTATGTGGAGCCGTCCAGACGTCCGACCGACGGCAGATACGGTGAAAACCCGAATCGTCTACAGCACTATTTTCAGTACCAGGTCATTCTGAAGCCTTCGCCGGATAATGTTCAGGAGCTTTATTTGGAAAGCCTGGAGCGGCTCGGAATTAATCCGGCCGACCATGATATCCGGTTTGTGGAAGACAACTGGGAATCCCCTACACTGGGGGCCTGGGGCCTTGGTTGGGAAGTTTGGCTGGACGGCATGGAAGTCACGCAGTTCACCTACTTTCAGCAGTGCGGCGGCATTGACTGCAAACCCGTCTGCGCAGAAATTACGTATGGGATAGAAAGACTGGCGACCTTTATTCAGGGCAAGGACAGCGTCTTTGATATTGAGTGGGTCGGAGACATTAGCTACGGTGATATTTATCTGCAGAATGAAATTGATTTTTCACGCTACAACTTTGAAGTGGCTGACATCGATGCGCTGCGGCAGTGGTTTGATATGTACGAGAAGGAATCAGAGCGGACCGTCCAGGCAGGCCTGGTCGTGCCGGCCTACGATTATGTACTGAAATGCTCTCACGCGTTTAACCTTCTGGAAGCCCGGGGGGCGATCAGTGTGACGGAAAGAACCGGGTACATTGCCAGAGTAAGACACCTGGCCCGTCTGTGTGCCCAGGCCTATGTCACCCAGAGGGAAACACTTGGGTTTCCTTTACTGAAAAAAAGGGGGGAATAA